One part of the Candidatus Polarisedimenticolia bacterium genome encodes these proteins:
- a CDS encoding glycoside hydrolase, protein MMPRIRGVLVSLALALAAQSAAGSLAEQIPEAMYQGLRWRMIGPFRGGRNRAVAGVASQPGVFYTGAVNGGVWKTDDFGHTWRPIFDAQPTQSIGDIAVAPSNPDVVYVASGEGLRRPDLSVGNGIYRSSDAGLTWTHLKALRDGQQIPQLAIDPHDPDRVFAAVLGHPFGPSEERGIFRSTDGGRSWTKVLYVDANTGGYDVAIDPSRPRIVYATLFESRLAPWEDGNVYGARGGVFKSSDGGNTWRRLTRGLPENLLQANIAIARSRPKRLYLTFSTTVPTQYATNKGMGFYRSDDRGETWSKATDDPRSAMKIGGGDLPIAEADPTDPDVVYSCGIILGKSTDGGKTWSSFKGAPGGDDYQNLWINPGNHDIMLAASDQGTAVTVNGGRTWSSWYNQPTAQLYHVITTREWPYKVCGGQQESGSVCIASRGNDGAISNRDWHPVNVIEYGYVAPDPRNPDIIFGAGRTVVSRYDWKTGQTRNITPLPVRGEYRAERTEPLVFSPIDQRTLYYATNVLFRTTDYGETWQAISPDLAHPSPGIPPGVGRMADSDKAAPKKRGAIYAVAPSFKAITTLWAGTDDGRMWITRDGGLSWKDITPPGVKPWHKVTQIEASHYDDRTAYVSVSGLRVDDPAPYVYRTGDGGRSWRLIVAGLDSSPVNAVREDPVRKGLLFAATETGVWVSFDDGGGWQPLQLNLPHSSMRDLWIHDQDLIVATHGRSFWILDDISPLRQARAAAAGADLLFTPAVAIRAPQSTYAETPIPPDEPQAQNPPSGAVIDYYLGRPAPGRLTIEILDAAGSVLRAFASDDPPELTPEELREQMIPPSWVRLPRNPETSAGMHRFVWDLHHERPVSVTHEYPITAVPHDTPRHPLGPPAVPGRYTVRLTTAGQSHTAPLIVKLDPRVKTSQSGLQEMFALQKRLAGFVERSSRAVLQAVSLQEQAAALEPAAALAEALKTFTARVSAALEGPEDPAAGAAKPSGLKNVNDDAYSVYGIVGQADAAPTSAQRAAAAKIERDLAPAIAAWERIVKIDLPALNSSLRRAGLRALDPARPPRSGESQGNQE, encoded by the coding sequence ATGATGCCGAGGATTCGAGGTGTGCTCGTCAGCCTGGCGCTGGCGCTCGCTGCGCAGTCTGCCGCCGGCAGCCTCGCCGAGCAGATTCCCGAGGCGATGTATCAAGGATTGCGCTGGCGGATGATCGGACCGTTCCGCGGCGGACGCAACCGGGCGGTCGCCGGAGTTGCGAGCCAGCCCGGCGTCTTCTACACGGGCGCGGTGAACGGCGGCGTGTGGAAGACCGACGACTTCGGCCACACCTGGCGGCCGATCTTCGACGCCCAGCCGACCCAGTCCATCGGCGACATCGCGGTCGCGCCTTCCAACCCGGACGTCGTCTACGTCGCCTCGGGAGAAGGGCTGCGCCGCCCCGATCTGTCGGTCGGCAACGGCATCTATCGATCGAGCGACGCCGGATTGACCTGGACCCATCTCAAGGCCTTGCGCGACGGCCAGCAGATTCCGCAGCTGGCGATCGACCCGCACGATCCCGACCGGGTCTTCGCGGCCGTCCTCGGGCATCCCTTCGGACCCAGCGAGGAGCGCGGCATCTTTCGCTCGACCGATGGCGGCCGGAGCTGGACCAAGGTGCTGTACGTTGACGCGAACACCGGCGGGTACGACGTCGCCATCGATCCGTCCCGCCCCCGCATCGTGTACGCCACGCTTTTCGAATCGCGCCTCGCGCCCTGGGAGGACGGCAACGTCTACGGCGCCCGAGGAGGGGTCTTCAAATCGTCCGACGGGGGCAACACGTGGCGCCGCCTGACCCGCGGACTCCCCGAGAATCTCCTGCAGGCCAACATCGCGATCGCCCGCAGCCGGCCGAAGCGCCTCTATCTCACCTTCTCGACGACGGTGCCGACCCAGTACGCCACCAACAAGGGGATGGGTTTCTACCGCTCGGACGACCGCGGTGAGACCTGGTCCAAGGCGACCGACGATCCGCGCTCGGCGATGAAGATCGGCGGCGGCGATCTGCCCATCGCCGAGGCCGATCCGACCGACCCCGACGTGGTGTACAGCTGCGGCATCATCCTGGGGAAATCCACCGACGGCGGCAAGACGTGGTCGAGCTTCAAGGGCGCGCCGGGCGGCGACGACTATCAGAACCTCTGGATCAACCCGGGCAACCACGACATCATGCTGGCCGCCTCCGATCAGGGCACGGCGGTCACGGTCAACGGCGGCCGGACGTGGAGCTCGTGGTACAACCAGCCGACCGCGCAGCTGTACCACGTGATCACCACGCGCGAGTGGCCGTACAAAGTCTGTGGCGGCCAGCAGGAGAGCGGCTCTGTCTGCATCGCGAGCCGGGGCAACGACGGAGCCATCTCGAACCGCGATTGGCATCCGGTGAACGTGATCGAGTACGGCTACGTCGCGCCCGATCCGCGGAACCCCGACATCATCTTCGGCGCCGGCCGCACGGTCGTCTCCCGGTACGACTGGAAGACCGGGCAGACCCGGAACATCACGCCGCTTCCGGTCCGGGGCGAGTACCGCGCCGAGCGCACCGAGCCCCTGGTCTTCTCGCCGATCGACCAGCGCACGCTCTACTACGCGACCAACGTCCTGTTCCGGACGACCGACTACGGCGAAACTTGGCAGGCTATTTCGCCCGATCTGGCGCATCCGAGCCCCGGCATTCCGCCCGGCGTCGGCCGCATGGCCGACAGCGACAAGGCCGCCCCCAAGAAGCGCGGCGCGATCTACGCGGTCGCGCCGTCGTTCAAGGCCATCACCACCCTTTGGGCGGGGACCGACGACGGCCGCATGTGGATCACGCGCGACGGCGGGCTGAGCTGGAAGGACATTACCCCGCCGGGGGTGAAGCCGTGGCACAAAGTCACCCAAATCGAGGCCTCCCACTACGACGACCGCACCGCGTACGTCTCGGTCAGCGGCCTGCGCGTCGACGATCCCGCCCCGTACGTCTACCGCACCGGTGACGGCGGGCGCAGCTGGCGGCTCATCGTTGCGGGTCTCGACTCCTCGCCGGTGAACGCGGTCCGCGAGGATCCCGTCCGGAAAGGGCTGCTGTTCGCCGCCACCGAGACCGGCGTATGGGTCTCGTTCGACGACGGCGGCGGATGGCAGCCGCTGCAGCTCAATTTGCCGCACAGCTCGATGCGCGATCTATGGATCCACGACCAGGACCTGATCGTCGCCACCCACGGGCGCTCGTTTTGGATCCTCGACGACATCTCGCCGCTGCGCCAGGCGCGGGCCGCCGCGGCGGGCGCCGACCTGCTGTTCACGCCGGCGGTGGCGATTCGCGCCCCGCAGTCGACCTACGCCGAGACCCCGATTCCGCCCGACGAGCCGCAGGCGCAGAACCCGCCGAGCGGCGCGGTGATCGACTACTACCTCGGCCGGCCGGCGCCCGGTCGCCTGACCATCGAGATTCTCGACGCGGCCGGCAGCGTGCTTCGCGCCTTCGCGAGCGACGATCCGCCGGAGCTCACGCCCGAGGAGCTGCGAGAGCAGATGATCCCTCCCTCCTGGGTGCGCCTGCCCCGGAACCCCGAGACCTCGGCCGGCATGCACCGCTTCGTGTGGGACCTGCATCACGAAAGGCCGGTGTCGGTCACGCACGAGTATCCGATCACGGCGGTGCCGCACGATACGCCCCGCCATCCGCTCGGGCCGCCGGCCGTGCCGGGCCGGTATACCGTGCGGCTCACGACCGCCGGCCAATCGCACACGGCGCCCCTGATCGTGAAACTCGATCCACGCGTGAAGACCTCGCAATCCGGGCTGCAGGAGATGTTCGCCCTGCAGAAGAGGCTGGCGGGCTTCGTGGAGCGCAGCTCGCGGGCGGTCTTGCAGGCGGTGTCGCTGCAGGAGCAGGCGGCCGCGCTCGAGCCGGCGGCCGCCCTGGCCGAGGCGCTCAAGACGTTCACCGCGCGGGTGTCGGCCGCGCTCGAAGGGCCGGAAGACCCCGCGGCGGGCGCGGCGAAGCCGAGCGGGCTGAAAAACGTGAACGACGACGCCTACTCGGTCTACGGCATCGTCGGTCAGGCCGACGCGGCGCCGACCTCCGCCCAGCGCGCCGCGGCGGCGAAGATCGAGCGCGACCTCGCGCCGGCCATCGCCGCGTGGGAGAGGATCGTGAAGATCGATCTCCCGGCGCTCAATTCCAGTTTGCGGCGGGCCGGGTTGCGGGCGCTCGATCCGGCGCGGCCTCCGCGGAGCGGTGAGAGCCAGGGGAACCAGGAGTAG